In the Jatrophihabitans endophyticus genome, one interval contains:
- a CDS encoding MaoC family dehydratase, whose product MSPAVGDTIAPREFAVTRADLVRYAGASGDFNPIHWNERVATEVGLPGVIAHGMFTMATAIRVVTDWAGDPGAVVEYGVRFTRPVPVPDPGEATLTVAGEVRKVLDDGRVEVALTVTVDGDTVLTRARAVVRFPDAA is encoded by the coding sequence ATGAGCCCGGCCGTCGGCGACACCATCGCGCCGCGCGAGTTCGCGGTCACGCGCGCGGACCTCGTCCGCTACGCCGGCGCGTCCGGCGATTTCAACCCGATCCACTGGAACGAGCGGGTCGCGACCGAGGTCGGGTTGCCGGGCGTGATCGCGCACGGCATGTTCACCATGGCGACGGCGATCCGCGTCGTCACCGACTGGGCGGGGGACCCCGGCGCGGTCGTCGAGTACGGCGTCCGCTTCACCCGGCCGGTGCCGGTGCCCGACCCGGGGGAGGCGACGCTGACCGTGGCCGGCGAGGTGCGCAAGGTCCTCGACGACGGCCGTGTCGAGGTCGCGCTGACCGTCACCGTCGACGGCGACACCGTGCTGACCAGAGCCCGCGCCGTCGTCCGGTTCCCGGACGCGGCGTGA
- the rplL gene encoding 50S ribosomal protein L7/L12: MAKLSTDELLDAFKEMTLLELSEFVKQFEDTFDVTAAAPVAVAAAGPAGPGAGAEAAEEKDEFDVILESAGDKKIQVIKEVRTLTSLGLKEAKDLVDGAPKPLLEKVNKEAADKAKEALEGAGATVTVK, translated from the coding sequence ATGGCGAAGCTCAGCACCGACGAGCTGCTCGACGCTTTCAAGGAGATGACCCTCCTGGAGCTCAGCGAGTTCGTGAAGCAGTTCGAGGACACCTTCGACGTCACCGCCGCCGCGCCCGTCGCGGTCGCCGCGGCCGGCCCCGCCGGCCCGGGTGCGGGCGCCGAGGCCGCCGAGGAGAAGGACGAGTTCGACGTCATCCTCGAGTCGGCCGGTGACAAGAAGATCCAGGTCATCAAGGAGGTGCGCACGCTCACGAGCCTCGGCCTGAAGGAGGCCAAGGACCTCGTCGACGGCGCGCCGAAGCCGCTGCTGGAGAAGGTCAACAAGGAGGCCGCGGACAAGGCCAAGGAGGCCCTCGAGGGCGCCGGCGCCACGGTCACGGTCAAGTAG
- a CDS encoding M1 family aminopeptidase, giving the protein MSGRRTRVAVVATVTGCLLAACTGTVDGTGATAHRPAANPTSAATPGPRSSPTVPGSSRSSGRSDASVCPARYAAPDPDRPRIALAFTIAPGHATVRGVEQVGFRPDRPVTELVFRLTANTRPSVEQGNGIRVTSATATPAGGRYRFSAANAAPSTQGGLLRIPLGRTVAAGQIATARIAFTLTLGENSFDRFGRAGRFAYFGSAQPLLAWERGYGWHTEDLIDFTAESATSEAADTDLRVTAPAADVVIASGNPADPARAGSSRTWTSHLAAARDVSVAAGPFVVSDTRVGATALRLGAPSAQVRDALVPEFRRAIRELARRFGPFPFPSLAVARLPARGGGIEYPGSILMLDGSRLVAVHETAHQWFYAMVGDSQSRHPWLDEAFANYAEELVDDVPAHSADLDAPGAVDSSTQSYGSDERGYYFTTYDKGSAALEQARRAAGPTKWDAALRCYVARNAWRIVNPADFRAAIAHLPAGIAVLRKAGALR; this is encoded by the coding sequence ATGAGCGGTCGCCGGACGCGGGTCGCCGTGGTCGCGACCGTGACCGGCTGCCTGCTCGCGGCGTGCACCGGCACCGTCGACGGCACCGGCGCGACCGCGCACCGACCGGCGGCGAACCCGACGTCGGCCGCGACGCCGGGCCCGAGGTCGAGCCCGACGGTGCCCGGGTCTTCGCGCAGCTCCGGCCGCAGCGACGCAAGCGTGTGCCCCGCGCGCTACGCCGCACCCGACCCCGACCGCCCCCGGATCGCGCTCGCCTTCACCATCGCCCCCGGGCACGCGACCGTCCGCGGCGTGGAGCAGGTCGGCTTCCGACCGGACCGGCCCGTCACCGAGCTGGTCTTCCGGCTCACCGCCAACACCCGCCCCAGCGTCGAGCAGGGCAACGGCATCCGCGTCACCTCGGCGACGGCGACGCCGGCGGGCGGGCGCTACCGGTTCTCGGCCGCCAACGCCGCGCCGTCCACGCAGGGCGGCCTGCTGCGGATCCCGCTCGGCCGCACGGTCGCCGCCGGCCAGATCGCCACCGCCCGCATCGCGTTCACGCTCACGCTCGGGGAGAACTCCTTCGACCGCTTCGGTCGCGCCGGGCGGTTCGCCTACTTCGGCTCGGCGCAGCCGCTGCTCGCGTGGGAGCGCGGCTACGGCTGGCACACCGAGGACCTCATCGACTTCACCGCCGAGAGCGCCACCAGCGAGGCCGCCGACACCGACCTGCGCGTGACCGCCCCGGCCGCCGACGTCGTCATCGCCTCGGGCAATCCCGCGGACCCGGCGCGGGCGGGGAGCAGCCGCACCTGGACGTCCCACCTCGCCGCCGCCCGCGACGTGAGCGTCGCCGCCGGGCCCTTCGTCGTCTCCGACACGAGGGTGGGCGCGACCGCGCTGCGCCTCGGCGCGCCCTCGGCCCAGGTACGCGACGCGCTCGTGCCCGAGTTCCGTCGGGCGATCCGCGAGCTGGCACGCCGGTTCGGGCCGTTCCCGTTCCCGTCGCTCGCGGTCGCCCGGCTGCCCGCGCGGGGCGGCGGCATCGAGTACCCCGGCTCGATCCTCATGTTGGACGGGTCGCGGCTGGTGGCGGTGCACGAGACGGCCCACCAGTGGTTCTACGCGATGGTCGGCGACTCGCAGTCACGCCACCCATGGCTGGACGAGGCGTTCGCCAACTACGCCGAGGAGCTGGTGGACGACGTCCCGGCCCACTCCGCCGACCTGGACGCGCCCGGCGCGGTGGACTCGTCGACGCAGTCCTACGGGTCGGACGAGCGGGGCTACTACTTCACGACCTACGACAAGGGTTCGGCCGCGCTGGAGCAGGCCAGGCGCGCCGCCGGTCCGACGAAGTGGGACGCGGCGCTGCGCTGCTACGTGGCGCGCAACGCCTGGCGCATCGTGAACCCGGCGGACTTCCGCGCCGCGATCGCCCACCTCCCGGCCGGGATCGCGGTGCTGCGCAAGGCCGGCGCGTTGCGCTGA
- a CDS encoding pyridoxal phosphate-dependent aminotransferase has protein sequence MGARVSDRVAAIAESATLAVDAKAKALKAAGRPVIGFGAGEPDFPTPDYVVEAAVAAAKDPKYHRYTPVAGLPDLRAAIAGKTKRDTDWDVEASQVLVTNGGKQAVYNAFAALLDPGDEVIVIAPYWTTYPEAIKLAGGVPVEVQTDETSGYLATVEQLEAARTDRTKVLLFVSPSNPTGAVYPREQVEAIGSWVKDNDLWVVTDEIYEHLVYGDAEMVSIAHSAGEKVVVLNGVAKTYAMTGWRVGWLIGPTDVVKAATNLQSHATSNVSNVAQVAALAAVSGDLSAVAEMRAVYDRRRKAIVKALSDIPGVICPEPLGAFYAYPSVKGLLGVSLRGRTAENTTELAGIILEEAEVAVVPGEAFGTPGYLRFSYALGDDDLTEGIGRIAELVAEG, from the coding sequence ATGGGAGCACGCGTATCCGACCGAGTCGCCGCCATCGCCGAGTCCGCCACCCTCGCCGTCGACGCGAAGGCCAAGGCCCTCAAGGCCGCCGGTCGGCCGGTCATCGGCTTCGGAGCCGGCGAACCGGACTTCCCCACCCCCGACTACGTCGTCGAGGCCGCCGTCGCCGCGGCCAAGGACCCCAAGTACCACCGCTACACCCCGGTGGCCGGCCTGCCCGACCTGCGGGCGGCGATCGCCGGCAAGACCAAGCGCGACACCGACTGGGATGTCGAGGCGAGCCAGGTCCTGGTGACCAACGGGGGCAAGCAGGCCGTCTACAACGCCTTCGCCGCGCTGCTCGACCCGGGCGACGAGGTGATCGTCATCGCCCCGTACTGGACGACCTACCCCGAGGCGATCAAGCTCGCCGGCGGCGTGCCCGTCGAGGTGCAGACCGACGAGACGAGCGGCTACTTGGCCACCGTCGAGCAGCTCGAGGCCGCGCGCACGGACCGCACGAAGGTGCTCCTGTTCGTGTCGCCGTCCAACCCCACCGGCGCGGTCTACCCCCGCGAGCAGGTCGAGGCGATCGGCAGCTGGGTCAAGGACAACGACCTCTGGGTCGTCACCGACGAGATCTACGAGCACCTGGTCTACGGCGACGCCGAGATGGTGTCGATCGCCCACTCGGCGGGCGAGAAGGTCGTCGTGCTCAACGGGGTCGCCAAGACCTACGCCATGACCGGGTGGCGCGTCGGCTGGCTCATCGGCCCGACCGACGTGGTCAAGGCCGCCACGAACCTGCAGTCGCACGCGACGTCCAACGTCAGCAACGTCGCGCAGGTCGCCGCGCTCGCCGCCGTCTCCGGCGACCTGTCGGCGGTGGCCGAGATGCGCGCCGTCTACGACCGGCGGCGCAAGGCGATCGTGAAGGCGCTCTCCGACATCCCGGGCGTCATCTGCCCGGAACCGCTCGGCGCCTTCTACGCCTACCCGTCCGTGAAGGGGCTGCTCGGCGTCTCGCTGCGGGGCCGGACGGCCGAGAACACCACCGAGCTCGCCGGCATCATCCTCGAGGAGGCCGAGGTCGCGGTCGTTCCCGGCGAGGCCTTCGGCACTCCCGGCTACCTCCGGTTCTCCTACGCACTCGGCGACGACGACCTCACCGAGGGCATCGGCCGGATCGCCGAGCTGGTCGCCGAGGGCTGA
- a CDS encoding MaoC family dehydratase N-terminal domain-containing protein, whose translation MPVDQSYVGRVYPPTPPYRVGREKIREFADAVGDPHPAYRDVAAARALGHDDVIAPPTFAIALTLPAGNQVVDDPDFGLDYSRVVHGDQRFVHHRPIRAGDLLQVVVAIESVRTIGGNDIVGTRADVSTVDGEDVATAHSTLVARGDA comes from the coding sequence ATGCCCGTCGACCAGTCCTACGTCGGTCGCGTCTACCCGCCGACGCCGCCGTACCGGGTGGGGCGCGAGAAGATCCGCGAGTTCGCCGACGCCGTGGGCGATCCGCACCCGGCGTACCGCGACGTCGCCGCCGCGCGCGCGCTCGGACACGACGACGTGATCGCGCCGCCGACCTTCGCCATCGCCCTCACGCTGCCGGCGGGCAACCAGGTGGTGGACGACCCGGACTTCGGCCTGGACTACTCCCGCGTCGTCCACGGTGACCAGCGCTTCGTCCACCATCGCCCCATCCGTGCGGGCGACCTCCTCCAGGTCGTGGTCGCGATCGAGAGCGTCAGGACGATCGGCGGCAACGACATCGTCGGCACCCGAGCGGACGTCAGCACGGTCGACGGCGAGGACGTCGCCACCGCCCACAGCACGCTCGTGGCGCGAGGGGACGCATGA
- the secE gene encoding preprotein translocase subunit SecE — protein MATTRTESPAARPSRGRGGAPTRFVRESVSELRKVLWPSRSELVTYSIVVIVFVVIMVAIVAGLDLGFAKLVILAFG, from the coding sequence GTGGCGACGACTCGGACCGAGTCCCCGGCGGCACGCCCGTCGCGGGGTCGCGGCGGCGCCCCGACGCGTTTCGTCCGCGAGAGCGTCTCCGAGCTGCGCAAGGTGCTGTGGCCCTCGCGCAGCGAGCTCGTGACGTACTCGATCGTGGTCATCGTGTTCGTGGTGATCATGGTCGCGATCGTCGCCGGGCTCGACCTCGGTTTCGCCAAGCTGGTGATCCTCGCCTTCGGGTGA
- the nusG gene encoding transcription termination/antitermination protein NusG: MLGADDDEPTANPADDELDVTLGGDDAVATADTEAAADTVDTEAAADTTAETDADGTVDSADGPAPAEAEELLGTSVETAAAIAPDTTEAVEAAADEDAEDEDPIEALRRELRMQFGDWYVVHSYAGYENKVKTNLESRIQSLDMEDYIFQVEVPTEDVVEIKNGKRQQVQRKVFPGYILVRMDLNDESWGAVRNTPGVTGFVGATSRPSPLSEDEVLKILAPAAKKAEAVATGGEKAKTGVAEKPAVEVDFSVGESVTVMDGPFATLPATISEIDAIHQKLRVLVSIFGRETPVELSFSQVAKI; encoded by the coding sequence CTGCTGGGTGCCGACGACGACGAACCGACCGCGAACCCCGCCGACGACGAGCTCGACGTCACGCTCGGCGGTGACGACGCCGTCGCGACGGCCGACACCGAGGCTGCGGCCGACACCGTCGACACCGAGGCCGCGGCCGACACCACGGCCGAGACCGACGCCGACGGCACCGTCGACAGCGCGGACGGCCCCGCCCCGGCCGAGGCCGAGGAGCTGCTCGGCACGAGTGTCGAGACCGCGGCCGCGATCGCGCCGGACACCACCGAGGCCGTCGAGGCCGCTGCGGACGAGGACGCCGAGGACGAGGACCCGATCGAGGCGCTGCGTCGCGAGCTGCGCATGCAGTTCGGCGACTGGTACGTCGTCCACTCCTACGCCGGCTACGAGAACAAGGTGAAGACCAACCTCGAGAGCCGCATCCAGTCCCTGGACATGGAGGACTACATCTTCCAGGTCGAGGTCCCCACCGAGGACGTCGTCGAGATCAAGAACGGCAAGCGCCAGCAGGTGCAGCGCAAGGTGTTTCCCGGCTACATCCTGGTGCGCATGGACCTCAACGACGAGTCCTGGGGCGCCGTCCGCAACACACCCGGCGTCACCGGGTTCGTGGGCGCCACCTCGCGGCCCTCGCCGCTGAGCGAGGACGAGGTCCTCAAGATCCTCGCGCCCGCCGCCAAGAAGGCCGAGGCCGTCGCCACGGGCGGCGAGAAGGCCAAGACCGGCGTCGCGGAGAAGCCGGCCGTCGAGGTCGACTTCAGCGTCGGCGAGTCCGTCACCGTCATGGACGGCCCGTTCGCCACGCTCCCGGCCACCATCAGCGAGATCGACGCGATCCACCAGAAGCTGCGGGTGCTGGTGTCCATCTTCGGCCGTGAGACGCCGGTCGAGCTCTCGTTCAGCCAGGTCGCCAAGATCTGA
- the rplA gene encoding 50S ribosomal protein L1 has protein sequence MAQRSKAYRKAAELIDEDRIYSPLEAAGIARQATSTSFDATVEVAMRLGVDPRKADQMVRGTVNLPHGTGKTARVIVFATGDKAEEARAAGADKVGSDDLIQEITDGFLDFDAAIATPDQMAKVGRIARVLGPRGLMPNPKTGTVTPDVSKAVADIKGGKINFRVDKQANLHLVIGKASFSPEQLVENYAAALDEILRAKPSAAKGRYVKKITFSTTMGPGVPVDVNRTRNLLEETAPTA, from the coding sequence ATGGCACAGCGCAGTAAGGCCTACCGCAAGGCCGCCGAGCTCATCGACGAGGACCGCATCTACTCCCCGCTCGAGGCCGCCGGCATCGCCCGTCAGGCGACGTCTACCAGTTTCGACGCCACGGTCGAGGTCGCGATGCGGCTCGGCGTCGACCCTCGCAAGGCCGACCAGATGGTCCGCGGCACCGTCAACCTGCCGCACGGCACCGGCAAGACCGCCCGCGTGATCGTGTTCGCGACCGGCGACAAGGCCGAGGAGGCCCGGGCGGCCGGCGCCGACAAGGTGGGTAGCGACGACCTCATCCAGGAGATCACGGACGGGTTCTTGGACTTCGACGCCGCCATCGCCACCCCGGACCAGATGGCCAAGGTGGGCCGCATCGCCCGCGTCCTCGGCCCGCGTGGTCTCATGCCGAACCCGAAGACCGGCACGGTCACCCCGGACGTCAGCAAGGCCGTGGCCGACATCAAGGGCGGCAAGATCAATTTCCGGGTCGACAAGCAGGCCAACCTGCACCTCGTCATCGGCAAGGCGTCGTTCTCGCCCGAGCAGCTCGTGGAGAACTACGCCGCGGCGCTGGACGAGATCCTGCGCGCGAAGCCGTCGGCGGCCAAGGGCCGCTACGTCAAGAAGATCACCTTCTCCACGACGATGGGGCCGGGCGTGCCGGTCGACGTGAACCGCACCCGCAACCTGCTCGAGGAGACCGCTCCGACCGCCTGA
- a CDS encoding DUF4873 domain-containing protein: MTHGAPDEDGYDGPAQLLPDGDAAGVDVDVTLRGHFDPISGRYSWYGRVAASPQVAALVANGGRTVTLRTPHAEVATALTDVDPWGRPRVEGFGPTPFPVLDTVADD, translated from the coding sequence ATGACCCACGGCGCCCCCGACGAGGACGGCTACGACGGCCCCGCCCAGCTCCTGCCCGACGGGGACGCCGCGGGGGTGGACGTCGACGTCACCCTGCGCGGCCACTTCGACCCGATCAGCGGCCGGTACAGCTGGTACGGCCGCGTCGCCGCGAGCCCGCAGGTCGCCGCGCTCGTCGCGAACGGCGGCCGCACGGTCACGCTCCGTACGCCGCACGCCGAGGTCGCCACCGCGCTGACCGATGTCGACCCCTGGGGACGCCCGCGGGTGGAGGGGTTCGGCCCGACCCCCTTCCCGGTCCTCGACACCGTCGCCGACGACTGA
- the rplK gene encoding 50S ribosomal protein L11 — translation MPPKKKLAAIIKLQIQAGAANPAPPVGPALGQHGVNIMEFCKAYNAATESQRGQIVPVEISVYEDRSFEFVTKTPPAARLLLKAAGVDKGSGEPHTKKVAKVTMDQVREIAQSKMEDLNANDIDQAAKIIAGTARSMGITVEG, via the coding sequence ATGCCTCCGAAGAAGAAACTCGCCGCGATCATCAAGCTGCAGATCCAGGCGGGCGCCGCGAACCCGGCGCCCCCGGTCGGTCCCGCGCTCGGTCAGCACGGCGTGAACATCATGGAGTTCTGCAAGGCGTACAACGCGGCCACCGAGTCGCAGCGCGGGCAGATCGTCCCGGTCGAGATCTCGGTCTACGAGGACCGCTCGTTCGAGTTCGTCACCAAGACCCCGCCGGCCGCGCGGCTGCTGCTCAAGGCCGCGGGCGTCGACAAGGGCAGCGGCGAGCCGCACACCAAGAAGGTCGCGAAGGTGACCATGGACCAGGTCCGCGAGATCGCGCAGAGCAAGATGGAAGACCTGAACGCCAACGACATCGACCAGGCCGCGAAGATCATCGCCGGCACGGCACGCTCGATGGGCATCACCGTCGAGGGCTGA
- the rplJ gene encoding 50S ribosomal protein L10: MPNSEKIDAVAEITEHFSSASAAVVTEYRGLTVKQITDLRRALGRDTTFAVVKNTLTKRAAVDAGVALDESLLVGPTAIAFVKGDAVEAAKGLRDFARTNPALVIKGGVLDGNQVTAADLGKIADLESREVLLAKVAGGLKALPTRAAGLFQAPIAQVARLAAALQEKKPADAAPAAEAADAAPAADSTAEEPAE, encoded by the coding sequence GTGCCGAACTCCGAGAAGATCGACGCCGTCGCCGAGATCACCGAACACTTCTCGTCGGCGTCCGCCGCCGTCGTCACCGAGTACCGCGGCCTGACGGTCAAGCAGATCACCGACCTGCGCCGCGCGCTCGGGCGCGACACCACGTTCGCGGTCGTGAAGAACACGCTGACCAAGCGGGCTGCCGTCGACGCCGGTGTGGCGCTCGACGAGAGCCTGCTGGTGGGGCCGACCGCGATCGCGTTCGTCAAGGGCGACGCCGTCGAGGCCGCGAAGGGGCTGCGCGACTTCGCGCGCACCAACCCGGCGCTGGTGATCAAGGGCGGTGTCCTGGACGGCAACCAGGTCACCGCGGCCGACCTCGGCAAGATCGCCGATCTCGAATCGCGCGAGGTCCTGCTCGCCAAGGTCGCCGGCGGCCTCAAGGCCCTGCCCACCCGTGCGGCGGGCCTGTTCCAGGCGCCGATCGCCCAGGTGGCCCGGCTTGCCGCCGCGCTGCAGGAGAAGAAGCCCGCCGACGCCGCACCCGCGGCCGAGGCCGCCGACGCCGCACCCGCGGCCGACAGCACCGCCGAAGAGCCGGCGGAGTAA